A segment of the Staphylococcus ratti genome:
TGGCTTTGGTTAAGAGATGATAAACCTATGTGGTTGGGTTTTGTTGGAGGTAGTATTTTAATTTTATACGGTATCGTTGCTACTTTTCAAAGCTTCCCTACATTTGGGCGAGTTTATGCAGCTTACGGCGGTGTGTTTATTGTACTAAGTTTACTATGGGCGTATTGGATTGATCATGAGCCACCAGATAAATATGATATTATCGGAGGCATCGTTTGCCTTATAGGGATATGTATCATGGTACTGCCTGGAAGAAGCTAGTATGCGATATAAGGTGCTATGAGTGCACAAGCCATACATCAAATTAAAATTTTATAATAATCTATACTCCATAAGGAGATGATGACATGCGTACGCGATTAAAAGAATTACGTGCACGTGATGGATATAACCAAACAGAACTCGCTAAAAAAGTCGGTATCTCTAGGCAAACGGTATCTTTAATAGAGCGAAATGACTTTATGCCTTCTATTATCACCGCGATTAAAATTGCGAAGGTATTCGGAGAATCTGTAGAAAATGTGT
Coding sequences within it:
- a CDS encoding helix-turn-helix transcriptional regulator, with the translated sequence MRTRLKELRARDGYNQTELAKKVGISRQTVSLIERNDFMPSIITAIKIAKVFGESVENVFIFENEDFEAQKKPRHE
- a CDS encoding YnfA family protein — its product is MLYPIAIFILAGLCEIGGGYLIWLWLRDDKPMWLGFVGGSILILYGIVATFQSFPTFGRVYAAYGGVFIVLSLLWAYWIDHEPPDKYDIIGGIVCLIGICIMVLPGRS